The DNA sequence CGCGCTTGCGATTGCGTGGACTCATGCCAGCCCCTCGCCGCTGAACGATGCGGTTTCGAAGGTTCTTGGCAAAAAGAAGGTCGTGCGTAAAAAGAAGGCGACGACTAAGCAGTGGTTAGATTTGATTGAAAAAATGGGAGGGCATGTCTGATGGACTCCAAGATTTGTTACGGCCTTCGCCCGGTTGACTCTGCTGATTTTGTCGAGGTCGATGGCTATATCGTTGATAAACTGGTTCTCGACGATTACAACAAATTAAAAGAGACTTTTGCGAAGTCCGGTTTTGCTCTCCGCATAGAATCCGCCTACCGCCCGTTCGAACGTCAGCTTTCGATTTGGAACCGTAAGGCTAGCGGTGAACTCAAGCTTCTTTCCGCCGAAGGACTCCCCATGGAGCGCCCAAGCGACGAAGAAGAATTGATGTATGCGATTTTAACTTGGTCGGCGCTCCCTGGCGCAAGCCGTCACCATTTGGGGACTGATTTAGACGTGGTCGACGGCAATGCATGTCCCGCCGGCTACGAGGTGGAACTCACACCCGCCGAATGTGACGGTATGTTCCGCCCCTTCCACGAAAAGCTGACCGAACTTGTCGGGGCGGGCGAGTCCTTCGGCTTCGAGCGCGTCTTCGTGCCTGGTCGCGGTAAAATCCAGCCCGAAAAGTGGCATATCGCGCACTTGCCGACCTCGCGCAAGTACCTTGAAAATTTTTCGCTGAAAGAGCTTCGCGCCCTCTACGAAAAGACCGATATCGCTTGCAAATCGGCGCTGCTCGACAATCTCGAAAAGCTGGCTGAAAACTATATCTACCCTTACTTCGTGTAATCGTTCCCGGAGTAGACTATGAACTTCTCTCCTGAATCCCGCGGAATCTTGCGCATGCCTCTTGCCGAATATGGCCGCTCCGCCCTCGGTACGCCCTTGCGCTATATCCCATGCTCCGGCCCATGCCGCGTGCTTGTGGTCGCCGGAATTCATGGCGAAGAACCCGAAACCACGTTCTTGCTGAGCCGCGTGCTCCGGGCATTCGAAACTCCTTTTGAATCAGTCGCCTTCGTCCTTTGCGCCAATCCCGATGGCGTCACGCTTGGCACCCGCGGAAACTTCAACGGGGTAGACCTGAACCGCAATTTCCCGACCTCCAATTGGAGCAAGGAACCTGTAGGCTCCCGCTCTATTCTAGAGGCCCCGCGCGACACGCTTCTCTCGGCAGGGAATGCTCCCGGAAGCGAACTGGAAACGGCCGCACTTGTCGCTCTAATCCAAAAGCTTGCGCCTAAGGCGATCCTTTCGATGCATGCGCCTATGGCCTGTGTCGACGCTCCTGCGAACACGCCTATGGTCGAATCTCTATGCGAAGCGTTCGGCATCCCTTGGCATGCCGATATCGGGTATCCGACTCCCGGCAGCCTCGGCACTTGGTGCAAGGAACAAAAAAGTCCAGAGTGTATCACCCTGGAACTTCCGAGAATGTCTTTAGAGGCTTTGTTTGACCGCTACGCCCATTCGTTTGCCGAATGGCTTGAAAACGTCTAGCGGCGTTCCTCGATCTTGTTCTTTTCGGCGTTTTCGATGATTCGCTTACGCTGAACAAGGCCTACCGTAAATCCGATAATCAGGTAGCTGGAGCAGAGAACCAGCAAGTATTCCAGAATGAACGGAACCTTTTCCGAAATGAACAGGAATCCGCAGATATAGGTAATCACGATCAGGATTGCTTGGCCGATGTTGAACAGCTGGTTCTTGCGCGGCTGGAGCTTGGGCAAGAAGAGCGGGCTCACCATCAAAAGTCCAGTAACGAGCATCACCAGAACGGGGATGAACATCATGGGGCTTTCGGGATTTTCGAACAGACCGTTGGACTTCAGGTATACCACCAGGATTGCGTTGATTGCACCTGCAAAGGTGGACGGAAGGCCTGAGAAGTGGTGGTGGTAGGTGTCGCTGTCGCAGGCGTTGTACTTGGCGAGGCGCATGGCGGCGCAAAGTACGTAAATCGAGAAGGTGACAATCAGGAGCGCACCGTTGGCCTGGAACCATTCCGGAGACAGGGTCTTATAGGCGAAGAAAATCGTAAAGGCCGGAGCAAGGCCAAAGGCAATCAGGTCGGCAAGGCTGTCGAACTGGGCGCCGAACTCGGAACTTGCATTCACGAGACGGGCGGCAAAGCCATCCAGCTTGTCCAGGAGAACGCTCAAGATAATGAAATAGGCACCGGTGCGAATAGGATCAGATGTTGTAAAGGAACTGAATGCGCCGGTCACCCAACAGATGGCAAAAACGCCCAGAAGAAAATTCATGCTGGTAAACGCATTCGGCAAAATAAAACGAGATTTACCCATAGGGGCCTCCATTAAGAAGTATCAAGCTAAAAATAGTTTTTTTGCTGGCTGAAAACAGAAAACGCCCTGTAAACGGGCGTTTTCAAAAGCTGTAATTCCGTTTTTTTTTTACTTCGCGTTTGGCTGCGGCGCAATTTTCCAAAGACCCTTCACGCCGGCGGCAACCACAAGGCTCTGCGGCGGTGCATACGGGTTTTCTTCGGTCGGGAAATTCGTCCAGTGCTTGGTAGAGAACTGGTAGAACTGCGTGGGGCGGTACATAATCGGAAGTACCGGAATCGTTTCCATGAAAATCCTGTTCAGAGCGAAATAGGCTTCGGTGAGTTCCTTTTCGTCGGTGAGAGCAGGAATCTTTTCAAGCAGCTTGTCTGCATCTTCGTTCTTGTAACGACCTTGGTTGGCAAAGGCTTCTTCGCCAATGGGTCTGTAAGAAACGGAGCCCATCACCTGGTCAAAGCGGTTCCACGGAGATGCTGCCGAAAGTTCAGCCGTTTGAGTCTTCATAGCTAGGTCAAATGTACCGAGGCGCAGGTTCCTGTCCCACACGCTGTAGTCCACGAACTTTTCTTCGGCGGCAAGACCGATTTCATTGAAGGATTCAACGATGACCTTGATGGCATCTTCCCAGTCGGTCCAGCCTTGCGGGCATTCAATGGTGAAGCTACGGACGGGCTGGCCATTCTTGTCCAACAGCCTTCCGCTTTCATCCCAGCTATAGCCGGCCTTCGTAAGGATTTCCTTGGCCTTTTCAACATCGTAGGAGTATCCGTACTTTTCGGCGTCTTCCTTGTTGAAATACTTGGATTCGGTGCCGAAGGGCAAGATGAACCCGGGCTGAATCACCGGCGTGTAGTTCGAAATGGCGCGAGCCTTGATCTTTTCGAAGTTGATGGCGTGCATCATGGCACGACGGAGCTGCACGTCATCGAACGGAGTGCGGGTGTGCGCAATGAAAAGTGTCGTGATGGAACCGGGCAGGTGGTACGGCTCGTTGCGGCGTTGTTGCTGTTGTACAGGGAATGGATGATATACTTGGGAGAGGGCTTCTTTCCGCTGAACTTATAGTTGCCCCAGTACTTGTCGTTACGTTCCAGGACAATCTGGTCGGGGGAATAAGTCTTGAGGTTGTATGGTCCCGAAACCACCGGCATAGAATCGTTCTTGAATTCGGCAATACGGTTCATGTCGTAGGTCTTGCCGGACTTCGCCCCCTGGATGAGCGGCTCGAATACGGCCTTCGGGAGAATCGAGGTTTCGGCAATGGCGTTCAAGATAATCAAGGGGTTCTTGTTCTTGCTGAAATGGAACGAAATGTTGTTGCCACCATCGTTGGTGATTTCGCTCAGGAATTGCCAGTTGCCGTGACGCGGCGTGGGCAGCAAGGAGTCAATCTTGAAAGTGTAAAGAACGTCGTCGACGGTAACGGGGGAGCCGTTACTCCATCTTGCCTTGGTATCCAGGTGCACCGTGATCTTGTCTTCGTCACTGGTGTAGCTGTTGGCAAGCATGGGCTCGAGTTCGCCGGTCAGCTGGTTGTAGGTCAGCAGCGACTCGTAGGTAATGCGGCTGTTGCCGTCGATAGGGAAGTTGGGATTGTAATCCAACGGGTTGAAAGAAGAAGGTGGCGTCCAGTCGAAACCACCGATATACAGCGTTTCGCTGCGTTCGTATTCCGACTGAAGCTTATCCTGAGCAGGCTTGGTTTCTTCGTTACAACCGATAGCGAAGAATGCCCCAAGTGTAGAAGCCAGAGTGAAAAAATATCGAGCACGATGTTTAACCGTGCATCCCAAAGAATTCTTTATATTCCCATAATCCATATCTTAAATTTAGTGTGTTTTTAACAAAAAAACCACCAAAATTTGTTTACAAGATAAAAAAAATGCCCTTTTTTAGGGCATTTTTGGCGCTATAGCGTGAATCCGTACAACAGGCGTTTCGGAGAGGCGCTGAACAAAGTATGATTCAGTATAAACGGCGTGCCAGCGCCGCCTGGAGTGCTGTATTTCCTCTCTTTTTTACCCGACTTCAAAGAGATGCCTATGACTTCGTTTCCTTGGTCAATCCAGGCAAAACCGTCTTTGACAAAGGGCTTCGGGAACACGGCGTTCTTGCCGTTGAATTTCCACAGCGGGGCGCCCGCTTCAGAGTAAAGCAAAATGGATTGGTCCGAAAGACCGACAAGGAATTTCCTTTCGCCGTGATCCGTAATCACCTGCAAAGAAGACACTGCATTTTCCATTAGAATCTGGAGCGGGGTGGCGTCTTTCTTCTTGAAGTTGAATAGATAAAGCTTGTTGCCGCTTGCGACTGCGGTAATGGAGTCTGCGCTGAGCAAATGTGAAATCTGTCCAGGAATCTTGCGGGCGGAATTTTCTTCGGTCTGTCCGGCATCGTCATCAAGTGCGACAAGTTCTCCTTCCAGGTTGCAGGCATAAATCGTCTTGTCCGATTTGGAATGCAAGAAGGGTACGGAGAAAATCTTTCTCGACCAGGCCAGTTTATTGTCGGGCTTCAAAATCTTGAGCAAGAATCCGTTCCATGTCGAAACGTAGATGGCGTTTTCGGTCACGTTCATCTTGAATGCTTTTCCCGGAAGCTGTAAGCTGGCTGGGGAAACATCCTTGTTCAAATCGTAAATCGAAATGTTGTAGCCCGAAGCGATAACCAGAGTGTTTTCGTCGTTGTCGATAACGGGGCTGTTGTCGAGGGCTCCAATGTATTTTGCAGAACGAAGTTCGCCATTTTCGGCGTTAATGCTGAAGAGTCTGTCGGCGGCGGGGTCAATCGTGTACAGGTTTCGCTTGCCGCTAAAGAATTGCGGGTAGCGGGTCTTGGGCGAAATCGGAAGCAACGTCACGAACTTTGCGCCAATGGCTTTGCTGTAGCGGTTTAAAATCAGCTGGGTCGTTTGCGGATTGCCGCTCGAAAGTCTAACGGCTTCTGACCATGCTTTCTGCTTTTCGCGTTCATTGTTGCTGTTCTGTTCTAGGTACAATGCTTTAAAGAACCAGCCTTCAGCATTGCCGGGTTCCAGCTTGAACAGGGAATCCAGTACGCCAGGCAAGTCGTCCCATTCTTCATGTTCGGCGAGGTATGCCGCTTGCTGGGCTAGGATTTCAGAAAGCATCACCTTCTTGCCGTAGTAATGCGGCGAAAGCGAAACCAGCTTGCGGTCGCCAAAGTACAAATAGAGATTCCCGTTCGTGAAAATGGGCGCTTGCTCAATTGGCTTTGTGAAGTTAAAATGCCACAGCGGATTCAGAATGGTATCGACAGCGGTAATGGCGCCTTCGCCAGAGAATAAACCAAGTGTTCCCTTGGCAAGCGGGTGAATCGAGGAGGCGTCGCTTCGAATGGTTTTTCGAATCATGCCGGTTCTTCTGTCAATCAAGGAAATTCTTCCCGAGGCTTCGAGCAGAACAATTTCTCGTTCGAACGGGAACATGCTTTCGATGTTGCTGACTGAAATCTTCCAGAGCGGGGACGTTCTTGCTTTAGGAATATAGCCGTAAAGGTAATTGCCCGAAACCAAGAAGAGCATGTTCTTGTCGATCAAGACGTTTCGAATCACATCAAACTGGGCGATAGATTTCTTGGTAGAACCATCTTCCGACGAAATAAAGTGGAGCGCGTTGTCGGTGCAATTCAAGACGAATTCATTGGTGGGGGCAAAGAATCCTTCGGGCACGCAGCCGTTGTACTTGTCGGCCACTTGCGTTACAATTCGCTTGTTGTTCAGGATAGAAAGCTGCTTTTCGCCTTGAACAATCACCCTGTTTCCATCAACCACCAGATGTGTAATGTCTGTAATCGGAAAACTCTTGTTCGGGCTGCTGGCATAGAAAGCCTTGAATACAAGACTATCTTGGTCTATGGGCTGGTACCAGATTCCCTGACGGTCGATATTGAAAATTTGCTTGTTTGCGGGAACCGTCGCGATTTTTTCGAGGCGGTCGTCCTTGATTTTGCAAATGGAACCGTCATTCAAAAGCAAGAAAGTCGGATCTTTGCCGAAGGTTTTCTGAATCGGGCTCTTTAACTGAATCGGAGCTTTCAACAAAGCTTCGGGCTTGCTACTGGTAGCGCTTTCTCGTTCTGAAAGCCAGTAAGCCTTAGGAACTTCGCTCGTTCTTGCCAAGCTCTGCTCGTAGTAGAAATTGGCCGAAGTCTTGTTGCCTGCAAGTTCCTGGATTTTGCCGAGGTAAAAATAAGCCTTTTCCTTGTCGTCTTCGTCGCCTTGCATGGCGGCTTTTTCGAGCATCTTGATAGCGTCTGCGGTTTCGCCTTTCAGCTCGAACAGATAAAGCGCTTCTTGAATGGCCGCTTCCATCTTTTCGGCAGAGGCAAAAGATACAAGCCCGCATAACCACACGAGCGTCAATGCCGTGCGAATCGCAGCGAAGGGACTTATGTTTAACCGTTTATCAGCCATCTTTTTTATGCGTCAAATTTATAGCCGGCGCCTCTCACCGAGATAATAAACTTCGGGTTGTCCAAATCGTCTTCGATTTTACGGCGAAGGTTTGCAATGTGGTTGTCGACGGTACGGGTCGAGGGCATGTTCTCGTCGGTGTAGCCCCAAATTTCTTTAA is a window from the uncultured Fibrobacter sp. genome containing:
- a CDS encoding M15 family metallopeptidase; the encoded protein is MDSKICYGLRPVDSADFVEVDGYIVDKLVLDDYNKLKETFAKSGFALRIESAYRPFERQLSIWNRKASGELKLLSAEGLPMERPSDEEELMYAILTWSALPGASRHHLGTDLDVVDGNACPAGYEVELTPAECDGMFRPFHEKLTELVGAGESFGFERVFVPGRGKIQPEKWHIAHLPTSRKYLENFSLKELRALYEKTDIACKSALLDNLEKLAENYIYPYFV
- the mpaA gene encoding murein tripeptide amidase MpaA, translating into MNFSPESRGILRMPLAEYGRSALGTPLRYIPCSGPCRVLVVAGIHGEEPETTFLLSRVLRAFETPFESVAFVLCANPDGVTLGTRGNFNGVDLNRNFPTSNWSKEPVGSRSILEAPRDTLLSAGNAPGSELETAALVALIQKLAPKAILSMHAPMACVDAPANTPMVESLCEAFGIPWHADIGYPTPGSLGTWCKEQKSPECITLELPRMSLEALFDRYAHSFAEWLENV
- a CDS encoding CDP-alcohol phosphatidyltransferase family protein codes for the protein MGKSRFILPNAFTSMNFLLGVFAICWVTGAFSSFTTSDPIRTGAYFIILSVLLDKLDGFAARLVNASSEFGAQFDSLADLIAFGLAPAFTIFFAYKTLSPEWFQANGALLIVTFSIYVLCAAMRLAKYNACDSDTYHHHFSGLPSTFAGAINAILVVYLKSNGLFENPESPMMFIPVLVMLVTGLLMVSPLFLPKLQPRKNQLFNIGQAILIVITYICGFLFISEKVPFILEYLLVLCSSYLIIGFTVGLVQRKRIIENAEKNKIEERR
- a CDS encoding lipopolysaccharide assembly protein LapB: MADKRLNISPFAAIRTALTLVWLCGLVSFASAEKMEAAIQEALYLFELKGETADAIKMLEKAAMQGDEDDKEKAYFYLGKIQELAGNKTSANFYYEQSLARTSEVPKAYWLSERESATSSKPEALLKAPIQLKSPIQKTFGKDPTFLLLNDGSICKIKDDRLEKIATVPANKQIFNIDRQGIWYQPIDQDSLVFKAFYASSPNKSFPITDITHLVVDGNRVIVQGEKQLSILNNKRIVTQVADKYNGCVPEGFFAPTNEFVLNCTDNALHFISSEDGSTKKSIAQFDVIRNVLIDKNMLFLVSGNYLYGYIPKARTSPLWKISVSNIESMFPFEREIVLLEASGRISLIDRRTGMIRKTIRSDASSIHPLAKGTLGLFSGEGAITAVDTILNPLWHFNFTKPIEQAPIFTNGNLYLYFGDRKLVSLSPHYYGKKVMLSEILAQQAAYLAEHEEWDDLPGVLDSLFKLEPGNAEGWFFKALYLEQNSNNEREKQKAWSEAVRLSSGNPQTTQLILNRYSKAIGAKFVTLLPISPKTRYPQFFSGKRNLYTIDPAADRLFSINAENGELRSAKYIGALDNSPVIDNDENTLVIASGYNISIYDLNKDVSPASLQLPGKAFKMNVTENAIYVSTWNGFLLKILKPDNKLAWSRKIFSVPFLHSKSDKTIYACNLEGELVALDDDAGQTEENSARKIPGQISHLLSADSITAVASGNKLYLFNFKKKDATPLQILMENAVSSLQVITDHGERKFLVGLSDQSILLYSEAGAPLWKFNGKNAVFPKPFVKDGFAWIDQGNEVIGISLKSGKKERKYSTPGGAGTPFILNHTLFSASPKRLLYGFTL